From the Iodobacter fluviatilis genome, one window contains:
- a CDS encoding ArnT family glycosyltransferase, whose translation MSFRVNWKWCCFALLALWFWPSFAPHDPWKPDESYILGLVYEYTLRDNWLVPMLSGEPFMEKPPLFFWTAAGFSRYVFTWLPVHAAARLAAAFYIALTFIFAALAAGQFAARSRANNPSQAAWLTAILLAGTLGLVGNGHHILTDSALFASFAIALYAFSIFPSRPLASGLLLGTAWGMAFLTKGLLGPGCLGLAALLLPIVDRTYRQKTYLLTLSIALLAALPWWLIWPWRLWLASPELFHTWFWVNNLGRFLGENNLGPEYERGFYLKILPWHAFPLILYLPVLFFRQRLDAFKNAAPAALLCLLTYTILSLAKTSMELYAVPAVVAFAVWMGAQASSVPAAFERRFGLVALCLLAVSALLLWWTWAALYFGLPLQARLLHFLPGFAEKPNWLGVLSALALTIIVWNLAWRAPEWSKHQGAVRWLAVLVMSYGLVFSLLLPGLNYSKSYKAMMLGLATQLDKTQCLASFGLGEHERGNFHYYTGMRVERFEIGSGKECPQLLIQGSSMPANIRDYSLLKKAMRATDRGEEFSVWRKR comes from the coding sequence ATGAGTTTTAGAGTTAACTGGAAGTGGTGCTGCTTTGCCCTGCTGGCACTGTGGTTCTGGCCCTCGTTTGCCCCGCATGACCCATGGAAGCCCGACGAAAGCTATATCCTTGGCTTAGTTTATGAATACACGCTGCGGGATAACTGGCTGGTGCCGATGCTGTCTGGCGAGCCATTTATGGAAAAGCCACCGCTGTTTTTCTGGACGGCAGCGGGCTTCTCCCGCTATGTATTTACTTGGCTGCCCGTACATGCAGCAGCAAGGCTGGCGGCGGCATTTTATATTGCGCTGACCTTTATCTTTGCCGCCTTGGCCGCTGGGCAATTTGCCGCCCGCAGCCGGGCGAATAATCCATCGCAAGCCGCATGGCTTACGGCTATCTTGCTGGCAGGCACGCTGGGCTTGGTTGGCAATGGCCATCATATCTTGACCGATAGCGCGCTCTTTGCCAGCTTTGCCATCGCCCTCTACGCATTTTCTATCTTTCCTTCGCGGCCACTCGCCAGCGGCCTGCTGCTGGGCACGGCTTGGGGAATGGCGTTTTTAACTAAGGGTTTGCTAGGGCCGGGCTGCCTTGGCTTGGCTGCTTTGCTGCTGCCGATTGTTGATCGCACTTATCGGCAAAAGACTTATTTACTGACGCTAAGTATTGCTCTGCTGGCCGCATTACCTTGGTGGCTAATCTGGCCTTGGCGCTTATGGCTGGCCTCGCCCGAGTTATTTCACACTTGGTTTTGGGTGAATAATCTGGGGCGTTTCCTAGGCGAGAATAATCTTGGCCCGGAATACGAGCGTGGCTTTTACCTGAAGATCCTGCCTTGGCACGCCTTCCCACTGATCCTCTATCTGCCCGTATTATTTTTCAGGCAACGCCTCGATGCGTTTAAAAACGCCGCCCCGGCAGCGCTACTTTGCCTGCTGACTTACACCATTTTGTCCTTGGCAAAAACCTCGATGGAGCTTTACGCCGTGCCCGCTGTAGTGGCCTTTGCCGTATGGATGGGCGCGCAAGCATCCAGCGTGCCCGCCGCCTTTGAGCGCCGCTTTGGTCTGGTGGCCCTATGCCTGCTGGCCGTCAGCGCACTCCTGCTGTGGTGGACATGGGCCGCGCTCTACTTTGGCCTGCCTTTGCAAGCCCGCCTGCTGCATTTCTTACCGGGCTTTGCAGAAAAGCCAAACTGGCTGGGCGTGCTATCTGCGCTCGCACTCACCATCATCGTGTGGAATCTGGCCTGGCGCGCGCCAGAGTGGAGCAAACATCAGGGTGCCGTGCGCTGGCTGGCCGTGCTGGTGATGAGCTATGGCCTCGTCTTCAGCCTGCTGCTACCCGGCTTAAATTACAGCAAAAGCTATAAAGCCATGATGCTGGGATTAGCCACTCAACTGGATAAAACCCAGTGCCTGGCCAGCTTTGGCCTAGGCGAGCACGAGCGAGGCAACTTCCACTACTACACCGGCATGCGGGTAGAGCGCTTTGAAATAGGCAGTGGTAAAGAATGCCCGCAGCTATTAATCCAAGGCAGCAGCATGCCTGCAAATATTAGGGACTATAGCCTGCTGAAAAAAGCGATGAGGGCGACGGATAGGGGAGAGGAGTTTAGTGTTTGGCGTAAGAGATAA
- a CDS encoding RDD family protein, which translates to MQNQEFEYAGFWVRTGATIIDTILTFLITAPLLISIYGWGYFNGEKADFIVGPADFLITWVLPAIAVIVFWKLKQATPGKMAISATIVDATTGKPASTAQLISRYFAYFLAMAPLFLGIVWVAFDRRKQGWHDKLAGTVVIKRANTGPESVKFNKD; encoded by the coding sequence ATGCAAAATCAAGAATTCGAATATGCCGGTTTTTGGGTAAGAACAGGCGCAACTATAATCGACACAATTTTAACTTTTCTTATAACCGCACCTCTTCTCATATCAATCTACGGCTGGGGATATTTTAATGGTGAGAAAGCAGATTTTATTGTTGGACCAGCTGATTTTTTAATCACTTGGGTTCTGCCAGCAATTGCTGTAATTGTTTTTTGGAAGCTAAAACAGGCCACACCTGGAAAAATGGCAATATCGGCAACAATAGTTGATGCCACAACAGGGAAGCCAGCAAGTACCGCACAATTAATTAGTCGTTACTTCGCATATTTTTTAGCAATGGCACCACTATTTTTGGGAATTGTTTGGGTTGCATTTGATAGGCGAAAACAAGGCTGGCACGACAAGCTTGCGGGCACCGTAGTTATTAAAAGAGCTAATACCGGGCCTGAATCTGTCAAGTTCAATAAAGACTAA
- a CDS encoding GNAT family N-acetyltransferase, protein MNDTAILIRRASHRDAAAIRGLYGQLVSNPAVTISPEHLARLAESEHHFVLVAEQGSFVCGTALLSLCEDVMFGTQPFAVVENVIVDQQVRSHGIGSALFQEVEALCKRANCSKIMLLSSSQRVEAHQFFELQGFAGSSKLGFVKYRRNFS, encoded by the coding sequence ATGAACGACACCGCTATCCTCATTCGCCGAGCATCGCACCGTGACGCCGCCGCCATTCGTGGCCTTTACGGGCAGCTTGTCTCCAATCCTGCCGTTACGATCTCGCCTGAGCATCTTGCGAGGCTCGCCGAATCCGAACACCACTTCGTGCTTGTGGCAGAGCAAGGCAGTTTTGTCTGCGGTACCGCTCTTCTCTCACTGTGCGAAGACGTCATGTTCGGTACCCAGCCCTTTGCAGTCGTCGAAAATGTGATCGTCGATCAGCAAGTGCGTTCGCATGGCATTGGATCAGCGCTCTTTCAAGAGGTTGAGGCGCTCTGCAAGCGGGCCAACTGTTCCAAAATCATGCTCCTTAGCTCGTCGCAGCGGGTTGAGGCCCACCAGTTTTTCGAGCTGCAAGGCTTTGCCGGCTCGTCCAAGCTTGGCTTCGTCAAATACCGCAGGAACTTCTCGTGA
- a CDS encoding GNAT family N-acetyltransferase, translating into MNENTVHIVEAILADAQIIHKMQLESFKDLLGRYQDFELSPGAEPIDRFIARMTQANSTYFLIYFGTVLAGAIRIQKNIKEEVCRISPVFILPEYRNKGISQKVFEIIERKYKPRNGWQLDTILEEAGNCYLYEKLGYKKTGKIDFIKDGMHIVRYQKNA; encoded by the coding sequence ATGAATGAAAATACTGTTCACATCGTTGAAGCAATACTTGCTGATGCTCAAATAATTCATAAAATGCAATTGGAATCATTTAAGGACCTGTTGGGTAGGTATCAGGATTTTGAATTAAGCCCTGGCGCAGAACCTATAGATAGATTTATAGCCAGAATGACTCAGGCTAATTCTACATACTTCCTTATCTATTTTGGCACTGTCCTTGCAGGTGCAATCAGAATACAAAAGAATATTAAGGAAGAGGTATGCCGTATTTCTCCGGTTTTTATTTTGCCAGAATACAGAAATAAGGGCATTTCACAAAAGGTGTTTGAAATTATCGAAAGAAAATACAAGCCAAGAAATGGATGGCAGCTTGATACTATTCTGGAAGAAGCCGGAAACTGCTATTTATATGAAAAATTAGGCTACAAGAAAACTGGAAAAATTGATTTTATTAAGGATGGTATGCACATCGTTCGTTACCAAAAAAATGCCTGA
- the aac(6') gene encoding aminoglycoside 6'-N-acetyltransferase, giving the protein MITPCKSLNQPGWLALRAALWPDCSSAKHLAEMALFLASPQRFAQFVAYDQAGKALGFIELAVRGDYVNGTESSPVAFLEGIYVEPGARRRGIAGKLVASAEQWAKEHGCKELASDAAIDNTQSHAMHKSLGFNETERVVFFKKAL; this is encoded by the coding sequence ATGATCACTCCCTGTAAATCTCTTAATCAGCCGGGCTGGCTCGCACTTCGGGCCGCGCTTTGGCCTGATTGCTCAAGTGCTAAGCATCTGGCTGAAATGGCGTTGTTTTTAGCTTCCCCGCAGCGTTTTGCCCAATTTGTGGCATACGATCAAGCTGGCAAGGCGCTTGGGTTTATTGAGCTGGCCGTGCGGGGCGATTATGTAAATGGTACGGAGTCTTCGCCGGTGGCTTTTCTTGAAGGCATTTATGTTGAGCCAGGCGCAAGACGGCGCGGTATTGCGGGTAAGCTGGTTGCCTCCGCCGAGCAATGGGCCAAAGAGCATGGCTGCAAGGAATTGGCCTCTGATGCTGCAATAGACAATACCCAGAGCCATGCCATGCATAAATCACTTGGTTTTAATGAAACTGAGCGGGTGGTGTTTTTCAAAAAAGCGCTGTGA
- a CDS encoding SGNH/GDSL hydrolase family protein has protein sequence MILPSLQQSSSPRTWLFYGDSITHGVLHTAGARCFSEHFTERLRFELERPDDVVLNTACSGHNTRQMLSYFPLRVARFKPDVVLLMAGMNDCNSRLADGQYVPLDEFCANLASMISTVRGWGGEVILQTVTPILPGQAPERALTLPQYNAAMRSLAAELAVPLIDHAAVWEALTANLPAYMSDAFHPNARGHILLAHTLFRALGVFDEAAPSCQLA, from the coding sequence ATGATTTTACCTAGCCTGCAGCAATCCTCCTCCCCGCGTACTTGGCTGTTTTACGGCGACAGCATTACCCATGGTGTGCTGCATACGGCGGGGGCGCGGTGTTTTAGTGAGCACTTTACCGAGCGGCTGCGGTTTGAGCTGGAGCGGCCGGATGATGTGGTGCTCAATACCGCCTGCTCTGGGCATAACACGCGGCAGATGCTGAGCTATTTTCCCCTGCGCGTGGCGCGTTTTAAGCCGGATGTAGTGCTGCTGATGGCGGGAATGAACGATTGCAACAGCAGGCTGGCCGATGGGCAATATGTGCCGCTGGATGAGTTTTGCGCCAATCTGGCCTCGATGATTTCCACCGTGCGGGGCTGGGGCGGCGAGGTGATTTTGCAGACGGTTACACCGATCTTGCCGGGGCAGGCCCCCGAGCGGGCGCTGACGCTGCCCCAATACAATGCGGCGATGCGCAGCCTAGCGGCAGAGCTGGCCGTCCCCCTGATCGATCATGCAGCAGTGTGGGAAGCCCTCACCGCAAACTTGCCCGCCTATATGTCTGATGCCTTCCACCCCAATGCCCGTGGCCATATCCTGCTTGCCCACACGCTATTTCGCGCACTGGGGGTGTTTGATGAGGCTGCGCCCAGCTGTCAGCTTGCCTGA
- a CDS encoding Type 1 glutamine amidotransferase-like domain-containing protein — MTNLQPAFVTRRIVAIGGGGFLLDDARLLQESYLISLCRKSAPRVLFLGTASGDAERAQLKFYKAFSSLGCQPSSLSFFPFDMRRDYAQEVLEADLIYVGGGNTVAMLAVWREFGLDVALRQAYAAGTVLAGISAGANCWFEQYITDSVPGGGIRGGLGLLAATFCPHLDSEAWRQPLLASVSGVAVGAGENVCVLFENEQFSEAVHSADSMQSTVMCESSEAGGIVPRFLM; from the coding sequence ATGACGAATTTACAGCCAGCGTTTGTTACGCGTCGAATTGTTGCCATCGGTGGTGGTGGGTTTTTATTGGATGATGCACGCCTCTTGCAAGAATCCTATTTGATCTCTCTGTGCCGGAAATCTGCCCCGCGCGTTTTATTTTTAGGCACGGCATCCGGTGATGCCGAACGGGCGCAATTAAAGTTTTACAAAGCGTTTTCATCATTGGGCTGTCAGCCGTCCAGCCTGTCATTCTTTCCGTTTGATATGCGGCGTGATTATGCTCAGGAAGTGCTGGAGGCGGATTTGATTTATGTGGGTGGCGGCAATACGGTTGCCATGTTGGCGGTCTGGCGCGAGTTTGGCTTAGATGTAGCGCTACGCCAAGCCTACGCGGCGGGCACGGTATTGGCGGGGATTAGCGCGGGAGCGAATTGTTGGTTTGAGCAGTACATTACGGATAGCGTGCCGGGCGGCGGAATACGCGGTGGCTTGGGGCTGTTAGCAGCTACGTTTTGCCCTCATCTGGATAGCGAAGCCTGGCGTCAGCCGCTGCTGGCCAGTGTAAGTGGCGTGGCTGTGGGTGCGGGTGAAAATGTATGTGTGCTATTTGAGAATGAGCAATTTAGCGAAGCCGTACATTCGGCCGATTCGATGCAAAGCACTGTGATGTGCGAGAGCAGCGAAGCGGGCGGGATTGTTCCTCGTTTTTTGATGTAA
- a CDS encoding ASCH domain-containing protein: protein MEAFPPLSQVMQKLNALGISLPDGPVFVDGYGDSPELSEELLALIREGKKRAGTGLLWGHEADQVPVPCVGDLQIVLDHHNEPALITRVVSAYIVPYSEVTAEYAAIEGEGDGSLEYWRQAHWGFFERACEQLGRQPAESMPVVCCVFEVLHILPSPVAA from the coding sequence ATGGAAGCATTTCCACCTCTGTCGCAAGTGATGCAAAAGTTAAACGCTCTTGGCATTTCTTTGCCAGATGGCCCCGTTTTTGTAGATGGCTATGGCGATTCGCCGGAGTTGTCTGAAGAGTTATTAGCGTTGATTCGCGAAGGGAAAAAACGAGCGGGTACAGGCCTTTTGTGGGGGCATGAAGCGGATCAAGTGCCTGTGCCATGTGTGGGCGATTTGCAGATTGTGCTTGATCACCATAACGAGCCAGCGCTGATTACGCGTGTTGTGAGCGCTTATATCGTGCCGTATTCAGAAGTAACCGCCGAATACGCAGCGATTGAGGGTGAAGGCGATGGCTCGTTGGAATACTGGCGGCAGGCGCATTGGGGTTTCTTTGAACGGGCCTGCGAGCAGCTGGGCCGCCAGCCTGCAGAGAGCATGCCGGTTGTGTGCTGTGTGTTTGAAGTGCTGCATATTTTGCCTTCGCCCGTTGCGGCCTAA
- a CDS encoding DJ-1/PfpI family protein — protein MHVAILTFQGFNELDSFIALGVLKRVPGWRVSICCPEATVTSWNGVTVHAQSRLDEVASADAVLVGSGAKTREVINDPQIMAQLKLDPGRQLIAAQCSGALVLAKLGLLGAIPACTDLTTKPWVIEAGVEVLNQPFYAKDNIATAGGCFAAPYLAAWIIAKSAGIDAAKEALYYVAPVGEKEEYVARAMKNIAMYLACFELAELGF, from the coding sequence ATGCATGTCGCCATTCTGACTTTCCAAGGTTTCAACGAGCTTGATTCTTTTATCGCCCTTGGCGTGCTCAAGCGAGTACCGGGGTGGCGGGTCAGCATTTGCTGTCCGGAGGCGACGGTTACCTCATGGAATGGCGTAACGGTGCATGCGCAGAGCCGATTGGACGAGGTGGCGAGTGCAGATGCAGTGCTGGTGGGGAGTGGTGCCAAAACGCGCGAAGTGATTAATGATCCGCAAATTATGGCGCAGCTAAAGCTGGATCCTGGCAGGCAACTTATCGCTGCCCAATGTTCTGGGGCGCTGGTGCTGGCGAAACTGGGCCTTTTAGGTGCGATTCCTGCATGCACCGATCTTACTACCAAGCCTTGGGTGATAGAGGCGGGTGTAGAGGTGCTGAATCAACCTTTTTATGCCAAAGATAATATCGCCACCGCAGGAGGTTGCTTTGCCGCACCTTATCTAGCCGCATGGATCATTGCTAAATCTGCGGGCATTGATGCCGCTAAAGAAGCGCTTTATTACGTTGCGCCGGTAGGAGAAAAAGAAGAGTACGTAGCTAGAGCGATGAAGAATATTGCGATGTATTTGGCTTGTTTTGAGCTGGCGGAGTTGGGATTCTAA
- a CDS encoding MATE family efflux transporter translates to MTTSRLTDIRATWHLAWPIAIGQLATTGTAFIDAVMAGHVSAGDLAAVSVGSSIWVTMMVTLMGFLLAISPLVAQKIGANDLKPIPNLTQQALVQALILALIGLILIRFLLPIFNHLGLEAIVAYKAGEFLKAVSWGLPAFACYRVLYSYSAALNQTKPMMVISIFCLLLNIPCNWVLIYGHWGFPAMGGVGCGWATAFCVWVNFLLLAAWIRYSHVYKNTHPFRAWQSIDWHAQKQLIKLGLPIGMMFFVEVSAFSLIGLLIASLGTVTVAAHQITLNFSSLTFMVPMALGTALTVRVGHAIGAGDYKAARFIGQSGIRMGLCIALLTGTAMIFASRFIAGFYTSDTVVLMLASQLLVLAGFFQFSDATQVVVAGVLRGYKSTRGPMLIHLTAFWVIGIPLGYLLTFGTSTLPGHGVQGYWIALIAALTCAALSLMALFRRVSLKQLVV, encoded by the coding sequence ATGACGACCTCCCGACTCACCGATATTCGCGCCACCTGGCACCTTGCATGGCCCATTGCCATTGGGCAACTCGCCACCACCGGCACCGCCTTTATTGATGCCGTAATGGCTGGCCATGTTTCGGCAGGCGATCTGGCGGCAGTATCGGTGGGCTCGTCCATCTGGGTAACAATGATGGTGACACTGATGGGCTTTTTGCTGGCCATCAGCCCGCTGGTGGCGCAAAAAATTGGCGCAAATGATCTGAAGCCCATCCCCAATCTAACCCAGCAAGCGCTGGTGCAAGCCCTGATCCTTGCCTTGATTGGCCTAATTTTAATTCGCTTTTTATTGCCGATTTTTAATCATCTGGGCCTTGAGGCCATCGTTGCATATAAAGCGGGTGAATTCTTAAAAGCCGTCAGCTGGGGCTTACCTGCCTTTGCCTGCTACCGTGTTTTATACAGCTATAGCGCCGCACTGAATCAAACCAAGCCCATGATGGTGATTTCCATCTTCTGCCTGCTGCTGAATATCCCCTGCAACTGGGTGCTGATCTACGGCCACTGGGGCTTTCCGGCCATGGGTGGCGTAGGCTGCGGCTGGGCAACGGCGTTTTGTGTATGGGTTAACTTTTTACTCTTAGCGGCGTGGATTCGCTATTCCCACGTTTACAAAAACACCCATCCATTTCGCGCATGGCAAAGCATTGATTGGCACGCTCAAAAGCAGCTTATTAAGCTGGGCCTGCCCATTGGCATGATGTTTTTTGTAGAAGTCAGCGCGTTTAGCCTGATTGGCCTGCTGATTGCCAGCCTAGGCACTGTCACAGTCGCGGCACATCAGATCACGCTGAATTTCTCATCGCTCACCTTTATGGTGCCGATGGCACTGGGCACTGCGCTTACCGTGAGGGTAGGCCATGCCATTGGTGCGGGGGATTATAAAGCGGCGCGTTTTATTGGCCAGAGCGGCATTCGCATGGGCCTGTGTATTGCCCTATTAACCGGCACAGCCATGATTTTTGCCTCGCGCTTTATCGCGGGCTTTTATACCAGCGATACGGTTGTACTGATGCTGGCCAGCCAGCTGCTGGTATTGGCAGGCTTCTTCCAGTTTTCAGACGCCACGCAAGTGGTGGTGGCAGGCGTATTGCGCGGCTACAAATCTACCCGCGGCCCCATGCTGATTCACCTTACCGCCTTTTGGGTGATCGGCATTCCGCTGGGCTATTTGCTCACCTTCGGCACCTCCACCCTGCCTGGCCACGGCGTGCAAGGCTACTGGATCGCCCTGATCGCCGCCCTCACCTGCGCGGCGTTATCACTGATGGCGCTATTTCGTAGGGTAAGTTTGAAGCAGTTGGTGGTCTAA
- the dtd gene encoding D-aminoacyl-tRNA deacylase codes for MRVLIQRVKQASVAVEGEIRGQISAGLLLLVGIENSDSEADLTWTAKKICNLRVFEDEAGVMNRSVLDCHGQMLAVSQFTLFGSYNKGNRPSWGRAAKGEISQPLFDAFVAKLAELSAQPIPTGIFGADMQVSLINDGPITLMLDSKNPE; via the coding sequence ATGCGTGTTTTAATTCAAAGAGTAAAGCAAGCCAGTGTGGCTGTGGAAGGCGAAATCCGCGGGCAAATATCTGCCGGATTATTGCTGCTGGTGGGCATTGAAAACAGCGATTCTGAAGCCGATTTAACCTGGACCGCCAAGAAAATATGCAATTTGCGTGTTTTTGAAGATGAAGCAGGCGTAATGAACCGCTCGGTGCTCGATTGCCACGGCCAAATGCTGGCTGTTTCGCAATTCACCCTATTTGGCTCTTACAACAAGGGCAATCGGCCATCTTGGGGTAGAGCGGCCAAGGGGGAAATCTCTCAGCCGCTGTTTGATGCCTTTGTAGCAAAGCTAGCGGAGCTGAGCGCCCAGCCTATCCCTACAGGAATCTTTGGTGCAGATATGCAGGTTTCACTGATTAATGACGGCCCGATCACGCTAATGTTAGATTCAAAAAATCCTGAGTAG
- the asd gene encoding aspartate-semialdehyde dehydrogenase — MKKVGLVGWRGMVGSVLMQRMQEEKDFDVIDPVFFTTSQAGQPAPNFGKDAGTLKNANDIAELSAMDVIISCQGGDYTSDIFPKLRAAGWDGYWIDAASTLRMEENAVIVLDPVNDDLIRASLAKGVKNYIGGNCTNSIMLMGMGGLFKAGLVDWVSSMTYQAASGGGANHMRELIKGMGVVYGSVADELATPASAILEIDRKVAETIRSDVPTEFFGAPLAGGLIPWIDAQLDNGQTKEEWKGQAEVNKILGNAAPIPVDGLCVRIGAMRCHSLALTIKLKKDLPLAEIEALIQSGNQWVKWVPNDRAVTVKELTPASITGKMDIGVGRVRKLNMGPEYISAFVIGDQLLWGAAEPLRRMLRILLG; from the coding sequence ATGAAAAAAGTAGGTCTGGTTGGCTGGCGCGGCATGGTGGGTTCTGTCCTCATGCAACGCATGCAGGAAGAAAAAGATTTTGACGTGATTGACCCGGTTTTCTTTACGACTTCGCAAGCTGGTCAGCCAGCTCCGAATTTTGGCAAAGATGCGGGCACACTGAAAAACGCCAACGATATCGCAGAGCTGTCGGCGATGGACGTGATTATTTCGTGCCAAGGCGGTGATTACACTTCAGATATTTTCCCAAAACTGCGTGCAGCGGGCTGGGATGGTTATTGGATTGATGCGGCTTCTACCCTGCGTATGGAAGAAAACGCGGTGATCGTGCTCGACCCGGTTAATGACGATTTGATTCGTGCGTCCCTAGCCAAAGGCGTTAAAAACTATATCGGCGGCAACTGTACTAATTCCATCATGCTGATGGGTATGGGCGGTTTGTTTAAAGCGGGTCTGGTGGATTGGGTCAGCTCCATGACTTACCAGGCCGCATCTGGCGGCGGCGCAAATCATATGCGCGAGCTGATTAAGGGCATGGGCGTGGTGTATGGCTCAGTAGCAGATGAATTGGCTACCCCAGCTTCGGCGATTTTAGAAATCGACCGTAAGGTTGCAGAAACCATCCGCAGCGATGTGCCAACAGAATTCTTTGGTGCGCCATTAGCTGGCGGCCTGATCCCTTGGATTGATGCGCAGCTTGATAACGGCCAGACCAAGGAGGAATGGAAAGGCCAGGCTGAGGTGAATAAAATCCTCGGGAATGCAGCGCCAATTCCGGTTGATGGTCTCTGTGTGCGGATCGGCGCAATGCGCTGCCACAGCCTTGCCCTGACTATTAAGCTGAAAAAAGACCTGCCGCTCGCCGAAATTGAAGCGCTGATTCAATCTGGCAATCAGTGGGTGAAATGGGTGCCCAATGATCGCGCGGTAACGGTTAAAGAGCTGACTCCGGCTTCTATCACCGGCAAAATGGATATCGGCGTAGGCCGTGTGCGTAAGCTCAATATGGGCCCGGAATATATCAGTGCCTTTGTGATTGGTGATCAGTTGCTCTGGGGCGCTGCTGAGCCTCTACGCCGTATGTTGCGGATTTTGTTGGGCTAA
- a CDS encoding sulfite exporter TauE/SafE family protein, with protein MLTDLILLLPLAFTAGLIDAAVGGGGLVMIPGLFAILPREIPAALFGTNKLASMMGTASAAVRYARRVKLPWNILLPTAGSAFVGSYLGARSLHFLPLEWVRPMVIALLAIMLVYTWLKPSFGQEDTERELTRRDLYIGLLIGLVIGFYDGFFGPGTGSFLIFLFVRLFHFDFLRASASAKVVNLATNLAALAFFIPAQMLIWGYAIPMGIANIAGAQVGSKMALKGGNVWVRRLFLILSVTLISKLVWDTVKVM; from the coding sequence ATGCTTACTGATTTAATTCTTCTGCTCCCACTCGCTTTTACTGCCGGTTTAATTGACGCTGCCGTTGGTGGCGGTGGGCTGGTGATGATTCCTGGCCTCTTTGCAATCTTGCCGCGTGAAATTCCAGCCGCTCTCTTTGGCACCAATAAATTAGCATCCATGATGGGTACAGCATCTGCGGCGGTGCGTTATGCACGGCGGGTGAAGTTGCCGTGGAATATTTTATTACCCACGGCCGGATCGGCTTTTGTTGGCTCTTATCTGGGCGCACGGTCTTTACACTTTTTGCCGCTGGAATGGGTACGCCCAATGGTGATTGCTCTGCTGGCCATTATGCTGGTCTACACCTGGCTAAAACCCTCTTTTGGGCAAGAAGATACCGAGCGGGAGCTGACCCGCCGTGATCTTTATATCGGTTTGTTGATTGGGCTGGTAATTGGTTTTTATGATGGTTTCTTTGGCCCCGGCACCGGTTCCTTTTTGATTTTTCTGTTTGTGCGCTTATTTCACTTCGATTTTCTGCGTGCTTCGGCATCGGCCAAAGTGGTGAACTTAGCCACCAATCTGGCCGCGCTTGCCTTCTTTATCCCCGCCCAAATGCTGATTTGGGGTTACGCCATTCCGATGGGAATTGCCAATATCGCTGGTGCGCAAGTGGGTAGCAAAATGGCCTTAAAAGGCGGGAATGTCTGGGTACGCCGCTTATTTTTGATCTTGTCGGTCACGCTGATTTCTAAGCTGGTTTGGGATACGGTTAAGGTGATGTGA
- a CDS encoding EVE domain-containing protein — MNYWLMKSEPDDVSIDDLVARPDQTVGWYGVRNYQARNFMRDEMQLGDPVFFYHSSCKEPGIAGLATVCRLAYPDPTQFDATSEYFDGKSTPEKPRWLQVDVRFVKKTRLLSLSELRSFPELAQMVLLQKGSRLSITPVSAADAAFILAKLC, encoded by the coding sequence ATGAATTATTGGTTGATGAAATCAGAGCCGGATGATGTGTCGATTGATGATCTGGTAGCGCGCCCTGATCAGACAGTGGGCTGGTACGGCGTGCGCAATTATCAGGCGCGTAATTTTATGCGCGATGAGATGCAGCTGGGCGACCCAGTGTTTTTTTATCACTCCAGCTGCAAAGAGCCGGGGATTGCTGGCCTTGCAACCGTCTGCCGCCTGGCCTATCCAGACCCGACTCAGTTTGATGCAACTTCGGAGTATTTTGATGGCAAATCGACGCCAGAAAAGCCACGTTGGCTGCAGGTTGATGTGCGTTTTGTAAAAAAGACGCGCCTATTAAGTTTGAGCGAGCTGCGTAGTTTTCCCGAGCTGGCGCAAATGGTGCTGCTGCAAAAAGGCTCGCGGCTTTCCATCACCCCTGTATCTGCAGCGGATGCGGCCTTTATTCTGGCCAAGCTATGCTGA